A region of the Anomalospiza imberbis isolate Cuckoo-Finch-1a 21T00152 chromosome 11, ASM3175350v1, whole genome shotgun sequence genome:
TCAAGTTTGCTTAGGAAGCTCCAGCTTCATTATTTCAGTTCAAACCAGTCGGGTTGTTTTGAAGGTAGCTGCCCAACCAAACCAGATTTGGTTGGTGTTGCAGGGTGGCTGAGGAGTGCAGCATCGCTGCCCTCAGGTGGAATGAACTAGAAGATGTGCTGGCTGTATAAAATTTTTAGGTGTATTATATTGATTTTtgtaaaataaggaaaaagtgGACTCTGCAGTGgataatgaaaaacaaagaggCTTTGATGAAAAGTACAGGGCAAGGAAAAAATACTCCACTTCCAAATCCTTTGTTTTTCTActaagtaaaataatttattacataAGTAAAATACAAACAGTGACTGTAGTTTTAGTTCTTCATTTCACTTTTACCCTAATGATCACTTATATAACAACTTCATCTCCTGGTAACATTAGAGTAGCAATCAGAATATTACATTAAACCCACAGCTGCACTCTTCAGCTGTTGCTTCTGTGTACATGTTTCTGGAATAAATCTTGGCTTAACATCTCTCACATAATATTTCATACCTTAAGTTCCTACACTGCAATTTTAATAAACATTACCTGAATAATATAGTTATTCTGGAGATGACAGTGGTACTCTGTATGCAGAATTCAATGCATACAATTTAAGAGACAAAGGGTAGCTGAAGTCAAATGAATTCAgtaaggtttttttgttttttacaaCACTTCCAGAAAAATCTCAGTTGAAGTTACtattaataaaatacaaaaaatatgtATCGCAGAAGATCAATTCCTGTGCACTGGGAAAAAAGGGCATTTGGGGAAAGGAATCTTCAGTGAAGTTCCTACAGGCTCCTCTGTAAGCACCTGCACTACCACACAAAGGCAGCTCGCTCCCGTAACATCCTGACACCAAAGCGCTGCCACTCCCTCTGGTATATCCACAGCTCCTGAGTTGTGTCCAGACAGGCCAAAACTGCCCCTCCTTTCCAGGCAATTAAACGTGGATCCATATCCTAAATTCAAAACACAGATTGCACAAAGTCATTGGTCTCATTTTGCACTGTTCTCCACAGCTGTATCCTATTTTTCCAACACTATTCACCAGTTAGAATCTGGCAGGGTaggggaagagaaaaatttTTCAGTATTATCCAGGAAAAAGTAGcgagataaaaatatttaattgataTTCAAGATGCTTTGAGAAGTCAGTTTTTGTTTTAAGATGCTTTCTAAGCACATCATGAAAATCTTGCCTTCAGTAATGGAGGCTCTGAAATAGAGGAAGTATATTTACAAGTTTTGCCTGATTAAGGCCACATGAAAATAATCTCAATGTCTATTTTTCTATTATCTTTATagtactaaaaaataaaaaaaaaaatcacaatttctTGTTGAGTAGACAAGGTTACCTTCATGGGCCAGTACTAACTGCTTCTTTAAGAATGGGGCCTTGAGCTAATAAACACTTCAATGATCTGTACCAGTCACACTTTTGCCATGCCTCTAACTCCCTGTCTCTAACCAGCCAGTGCTATGTTATAGGCTGAAAAAAGCTCACTTAAATCTCAGATATTCAACTACTCTGGGATTTTGaaagaattgttttcttttaaccTTTCAAGGATTTCAACCAATCATAGTTTACTAACTACTTAGTTAACAGTTACCTTAGGCCTTGTGATGACCTCAACATTTTCAACAACTCTTCTGAAAGAAGGTGGCATTTTGTTGAGAATTCGGTGTTGAAGAAACTCCTGAGCTTTATGAAACATAAGGCCTCCTCCCACCACTAAGATGGAGCTGTACATCTTCTTTTTTGTATCATCAGATGCtggaatgaatgaatgaatatatagaaatacatctgttttttaaagttaataTGGTCTGTATTACAATTGATTTAGTGCAGATCAAACCAGACAGAAACTgatgtttgcttttaaaattcttcttcTATTCCTTGAACACACAGCTCAAGAAACATTAACAAAGATGCAAGCATAAGAAACAGTGTAGCTACTCTCCAGGAGATAAAACCTAGGGACACATCTTTCTTTGGTGAAATATAGGAGTTGCACAAATCCACCCTGAGGTCTATTTCACAGAGTTGTAAAATGTAATTCTTACCACAGCAGTCAATACTATGAAGGATGGCTTTGTCCAGGCCCAAGGCTTTGCCTTCAAACTGAGAAATAGCAGTTTTCCTGGACATGTGTGCAGTTAAAGGTTCCTCTGAATCATTGCCAGGTATCATACAGTCACCCTGGGAAGAGCCCAGCTCCACTTCTTGTGGGTAGATCCTCTCTGAAATATCTGAGGATTGGCCTCTCAATTCTCCCTCAAATGGACCAGGCTTTGACATAGATTTTCTGTCAGCTGTAGCTTTTGCAGacttaaaaatgagaaaacaaaaatgcaaaaaggTCACAGCAAGTTAGAGAACAGTACAAAGACGTAACCAAGCACCGTTGTACTTCCCTTCACCTTTCTGCACAGCAAGGTTAAGGCCTGCAGTATTGCCTCatctaattttcattttaatcctCATCTAAGTAAGGGCTTATTTTGAACTCCATCAGATTGCTCAATCCTATAATAGAGGGATCCTTTCTTAGACTTTAAAAATGCACACTTCTAGTTTAGGCACCTGTAACTGCTTACTTTAAATTTATTCTTTAATACTTCTGACCGAGGTAACAAACTCTGGTTTCTGAGATGAACTAATGAGTCCTCATTTTATTCCCTGATTAAATGATAgttcatgaaaaataaaaccagcaatCACACACCTGCTCCTGCTTACTTTGTGTGGCCAGCAGATAATGCTCATCATGAGGATCCTCAGGATCACCTTGTGACCTGTGCTGCAAAATTGTCATTTTTTGTCCAATAATTCCAAAAGTTGCTGGATAAAACAAAGCCATGGGTGCCTGAGGAGAGATTTGGCATGGTTTTACTACAGTATTCCTTCTTTTGGCATTtactggagaaaaaagaaaagtcatgttctatttttctcacaattcaaaattaaatagaggtttttttttttttggtagtttgtaaaatactgaagtgtcttctttttttcataattaaaaaatatcccAGCAAATACACAAGTTTCTTTACAGATTTAGCATTGTATAATAAGCAAGTACTCAAATGTTGTTTGTTACAAAATTAGAAAATTCAATGGTGAGCTGAAAAATgtgcaaaattaaaattaatgctTTGCACTTGAAGGATAATTATCATATTTAGATGAAGCAACAATCATTGTGGCTAAAGATACTTAGAAAGTCTTGTGCATCCACCAGTGCTGCATTAGGCCCACTCATCCatatagaaattaattttgtctaCAAGCATATTTTAAGAACAATCCATAAATCACATGGGCTTAGTAGCACTGGACTGATACAAATTGAGGCTCTGAGTCTGAATGCTCATTATActtgtaatttaatttaaaaatcacctGTAATTTTTCATCCCCTAATCTGAACTGGTACAATAAAGCTGGAGAATCTGGATGCCGAATTTGGAACTCGTGATCTTGTAATCCAGAAATATCCTAAGGTAAGAAACaatggaaacaaacaaaaagaaagtatCTTTTATATTTATCAAGCTGTGCAATCTATTTAActacagaaaacagcaaaaagtaACAGAACTCTCTTCTAACTATGGACTTTATTTACCTATTCTTGagtttttaaaagtcttttccatGTAGTATGATGTGCCAGATAGCTTTCTACATGCCTAAGCCTCTACAATGAGAGTTCTGCAGAAAGAAGAGACCTGCTGGCAGATCTTACAGAACTGAAGTTGAAAATCAGCAAGTATGCAATTATTATCAGCTTCTTTCAGCAATAAGaacaaataaattctttttctaaGTGTTGAGATTCCTTTCAACTAGAGGGAAAATAAACCAAGTTACAAACATTTCAAGTCTAAAGCTTCTACAGCTTTTGCCAGTATGCTCCTGagtaaaatatttacaattaACTTTGACTCACAAAAAGGCTCCCCAGAGTAagattctgtaaaaaaaaaaattacttggatAATGCATGATTTTCCCCTTGTCACCTGATCTAGATGACAGAATGTCTCCTTTAGGTGCTGAAGCAGCAGGCAGTCCAACTTATTGGTTAACTGGCAGTCTCTGTATGGGAATCCTGCTCGTTGCATAAGCCAATAAAAACACCTTGACACATCAGAACCTCCATATGCAAGGCACAGCCTGaagcacagagaagaaaaagatctTTTTATGTAGTTGCTGAAAtactggctggctgcagcaatAGGGAGAGGAATGCTAGGAAGATTTTAGACATGCTGGAATCATGACTTCCATGGAGTTTGCAGAACACGACATTAGTTCTGATCAGTTCTGcctgttttcttcttctaaagGTAATTCTTTAAGGTTCATATTGTAACAGTTGTCTCTGTCAAATGCCTCAGAGCAAGAAAACCCCTGTATTTATAGAAACTTTGTCTCCTTTTAGAAGTCAAATCTTTGGTAAGCAAATAAGTCCATGATTATAATAATTCTGCACACTCTAAGATACCTGGTATTGCGATGGGAAACACCATCTTCTACACAGCAAACACTTGTCTTCTGATCTCCCACATCTACAATGCATGCACTGCTTAAACCACTTCCAAAGGTAGCACAGACAGACTCCTGGTGCACAATAATTCCTGGCAACAcgagaaaaaaatttattaaatttatgCCAAACTTTACAGTCATGTTGCTGACATTTAAAGGACATTTTATGTCTTTTCAAGATCTACAAATAGCCTGACTCTCTACTGAAAGCCTGTATATTCAGTGAAGATGGGGTGGAGGGTacttaagagattttttttgttgaatAAGGCTTTAAAAGTCCTGAAAAGAAGCTAAGAGCAGGGTCAAATGATCCTTTTTATAAAAGATTAAAGGTATTGTCTCCAAATTGCAAGTGTTTTTTAATCTGGTAGTGCAGGGTCTTGGCTACTGGATGCATGTGATGtgttttcctaatttttttctggttttaatcaAATAGCATTATTATTAGCATTTCAGATATGGTCTTTAAGTAGTTGTGAAATAAGATCCACTTTGACCCTCTGTTCTCCCTACAATCCACCTTTAGAAAGTGCATTTGTGTCACAAGCCCATACTTAAACCTGGGAAGTACCAGAGATTCCAGTCTGTGTTTCTAGACAGTCATGCATTCtagaaatatttaagaaatcAAACTGCTGCTACTTTTACCTCAGCTGAATGTGAAGCCCACAGCTGGAATTCACAacagcaaaccaaaaaacttgtTTCAATATTAGCCAACCATTTTGCCCCTTTAAAAGAGACAGCAGTTATGTGATTGGCAAAAGATGAGGGTGCTAGTCCCAGCTAACCTGGGGCTGATGTGCAAAAATATgcctcaaaaggaaaaaaaaaaaaaaatcctcatgcAATTAATCATTAAGTACTCGCTTCATTATGGTTTTTACCTGAGAAGCCCATCTTCATTAGGATCATATTTACCAGTTCTTTCACATGTTGTTTATTATAGATGTCTGGAATTAGTAAAATGCATCTGTAGTACTGAAGACAAGAACAGTAAATTAAAGCCAGCTCTCAAATAAAGTTTGATatacaacttaaaaaaaaaaaatcaaaattttaggAAAGGGGAAGGtttttaatactttaaaaaatatgttctaAGTAAATGCCAAAAGTCTATAGccatttaaatgtttaaaagtaCATCAGGCATGAGACAAACACCTACTTAGCAAGGATAAGTAATTATACAAGGATTAGgcagcccttccccaggtgcCTCCTTTAcagttaacaaaaaaaaaacccaaacaaaaactcTAAAACTGTGAAATGCCTATAATGGGATTTCTAAACATCCTTGTTAGAGGTTCTATCAACAGCTCTTGTCTTAAAGACATGGACAAAATTCCATGTGAAGTCTTGGGAACCCTGCTCACCAGCAGAAAGAAGGTATTTATTAAGAAAAGCACTAGTAGGAAGGTACCAATACCAGCAAGTTGCTTCTCTTTTACAGTAACACTGAGAGAAGTGGATACAGCCTACACCACAAAAATATGCTGTTCACAGCTCACCTTCAGATCTTTCAGGGGTATTTCCAGGTATTTTTGTATTGCATGTGACCATATAACTTCCAGGTCTGCCAGTACTGCAGTGAGGGAGCCACCAGGTCCTGGGTGGAGATTCAGCTGTCCCCTTCTAATGGGCCAATGTATGTTATAAGAATCTAATGGATTAACATACAGCGCCTGCAAATGAGAGATTATCTTCTGGGCATTGCTTTTCCCAAAAAAATACTGACACAATGAGTAGCaactgggaagaaaaatatttcaaaagcagATATAAGACACTGCAGAATTCAGACTGATGTAACAGCAATACAGAGGATTTCTTTGTAACAGGGTTTGATTATAAACCATTACAATAAAGACAGCAAATACATAGTGTAAATTATTTGAATGTTCTTACCCACAGACATCTAGTGAATATAAAGGTATATTTTTTCATTGCCTCATATTagaaaactaaaataatttaaacactTGGAAGCCCACAAATATCAGCAGCAATTCCACGTAGTGATACTTTTATCAGTTTCTTGCCTTTTCTCTGAATTATGCCATATGGGTAAAGTTCTCACCTACTCCCTGCAAAAACCCTGATTTATAGCAGCAGGGGATTCAAGATACTTGTTAAGCAAATGGGGGAAACCCTCTGGTCTTGCTGAATGATAAAAAATACTCAGTTACTTCACAGTAAATTTCTCAGTTTTGCTTGGTTAGCTTTACACATCTTTTAGTAAAAACCAACTTATAGCAGACTGCAACTGATCAATGGCTGCATTAAAACACACAAAGCCTCATTCAGCAGGAAAATCAATCTTACCTCTTCTCCTACCAAAAATTCAGGATGATTTGATGTGTTTGTCCATTTGGCCCCAGAGCTGTGATCCAAAATGGCAGGTCTCATCTGTCTGTTGTATGACCTGGCCTGAAATGTAACCAAACCAAATCCTTTTGATAAATATTTTACCGGTCACTTTTTATGCatggaagaaaaccaaaataccCCTTTGAACCCAGCCCTTGAAGAAACACAATCTTcattttctcatgttttcaGAGTTAGGTACCACAGTAGCCCTTATTCATATTTAGTCTAGAAAGGGTATCTATTCTTGTCCACTGAAGCACAGCATCTCACTCCAGGACTGTGTGAATGAACAGTTTGGTAAGACTTTAAGAAAGAGTTACCTGATCAGGTGACACTGGTATGCGCCTTGCTCCATTTGACATCTTTTTGGACCATATTGCTTGGTCCACCATTTTAAGGCCATTTTGTCTCTGCTCAGTACTCTCAGGTTTCTAAGGAAAAACCCCAGATATGCAAGGTAAATACTTTCAAACCACATCTGTATACTGGTAATACTGAAGCTATTAGGAAACAATGAAATCTTTACTGTGGTTGATACACAGTAGAAAGAACAGATGTTTGTACAATCCAAAATGGACTTATGctcatttttaaagaaactatTTTTTATATTAGAGTTCCCAACACCTCTTCAAGTCAACTTTAATCTTTTAACTGCTTTTAGTGGCTGCTGGACTTAACCTCTAGTGATGTGCTCAGGCCATTAATTACAGACATATGAAGTAGGAGCAAAAATGTTTAAACAGATCTCAATTATTTAACAGTGAGGTTTAATATTAGAGAGGTTAGTTTGATTTTTACAGATTCAGATTACAAATAAGATTATTACATGTGTCTTTTAACCAGGCTGGACTAAAATGGCTTGCTGTGTTGCCCAAGTCACAAATTAGTAACCAACAcattcacaaatggagaagtcTGATTCTAATCCTACACATGGCATTCCATCAGAAGAAATACTGAGTGTGGTACCAGACCACAGCACAGGGAAATCAACATGTACAAACCCTCAACCTAGCAACTCTTTAGATTTAGTTCATTGcaaacaaatcaaacaaaacacaaacacagcttGGTCCAAGCCTACTGACTTCAGTAGCTAACGATGACCAGGCTCCCTGTTTGTGGGCATCTACAGTCCttaaaaggatgaaaaaaaagtttgacAGGAGACGTATTCTCCTCTGGAAAACCATGAAGGATGGAAGGCACGTATGCAGTACACAACAAACCAAAGCGCCCCAGAACAGGGGATGGCCAGGCGGATTTTGGCGAGGCGGGCCCGCGCTTACATTGAGGCCGTCCCTGAGGAGCCAGCTGTCCCTGTAGGCCGCCTGGCCCGGCTGCTTGTGCCGCCGCGCGATCACGTGCGGGATGCCGGCGGGCAGCGTGTCCGTGGCCCGCCCGAGCCGCAGGGTGGTCGAGCCGGGATGGATCACCACGATGAAGTTGCTCTGTATTTGCTGAAAGCAGCACAACGCGCACGGAGTCAGTCCGGGCGCCCAGGACCACCTGGAGCCCTCCCGGCGCTTCCACGCCCCCCTCCGCAGGCCTTTAAAAGGCCGagcccgggccgggcccgccccaGCGGGAGGGAGCCGCGCCCGGCAGCAGCCGCTCGGCTCCGGGCCTCACCTCCTGCAGGGACTCGGGCACGGCGGCGGGGACGATGGGCCGCTTCACGCCGCGCTGCTCGCGCTCCCGGTCGCGCTCCTTGTCCTTGCCGTTCTCCGCCTCGCCCTTCTCCGCCTGGGTCATGCTCCGGCCGGGCGGAAGCCGCGTCTGCCGGGCCCGAGCGGCGCCGAGCCCGGCGCGGGGCGGAAGcgggcgggcccgggcccggcaCCGCCCCTCGAGCAGGTACCGGGAGGGGCCTCGGCGGCTCCTGGGCGCTGCCTGCGATGGCCCCGCTGGCAGCAGAGGGCGGGGCTCCTGCCCCGGCGCTGGGGAGCCCAGCAGCGGCACGGGAGCCCGGGGAGGAGCCCCGCCGCTGCCGTGGGCCTGGTGGAGCACCAGCCAAACGCTCTCAgctgggctggtgctgctggtggggctgcaggagcGGGGATACGGCCCTCCAACAGCTTAAATACTCCTCTGTGCAAAGGATGTAGTACAGCTGGTGTACGTGGCACTGCTGTAAAGGGGTAACGATGAACAGGCTCCCTGTTTGTGGGCAGCGAGTTCCTTTATAAACTACAGAGAGGATGTTAGACTAGAGCTGGGGGACATGTGGTTTTTAAAGGCTGAAAGTTACACAGGCTAGTCTAAAAGAGGGGGACTTTGTGTTAGGTAggagtgggagctgctggagtagCATGTTAATTGAGGGGCATTGTTGATTAATTTCTGGCTAAGGAGTGTTAAGGAATACATTCAGTGTAGGTAGCCGGGGTGCAGCTGCAGTTGGAACTGCTCGGGGGGCAGAGCCGCAGGAGAGAGGCCATGAGCTGCCAGCCCTTTGTGGAATTGTGGCACAGCCGGCGGATGGAACAGCAGCAGCCGTTTTATACACGGAAGAGTCCCTTTGTTCAGGGTCCCTCCTCGGAGGCAGTTGTTATTTACTTACTGCAccaatattaaattattttaaggatcTGGACAACTGACACTCTGCTTTGGAAAACCTGGGGTTGAGCTGGTAAGGAAACCTGGTCTGATTTTAAGTATGTTGTAAGGAGTCAAGCAGGGCAAGTT
Encoded here:
- the ACTR8 gene encoding actin-related protein 8, which produces MTQAEKGEAENGKDKERDREREQRGVKRPIVPAAVPESLQEQIQSNFIVVIHPGSTTLRLGRATDTLPAGIPHVIARRHKQPGQAAYRDSWLLRDGLNKPESTEQRQNGLKMVDQAIWSKKMSNGARRIPVSPDQARSYNRQMRPAILDHSSGAKWTNTSNHPEFLVGEEALYVNPLDSYNIHWPIRRGQLNLHPGPGGSLTAVLADLEVIWSHAIQKYLEIPLKDLKYYRCILLIPDIYNKQHVKELVNMILMKMGFSGIIVHQESVCATFGSGLSSACIVDVGDQKTSVCCVEDGVSHRNTRLCLAYGGSDVSRCFYWLMQRAGFPYRDCQLTNKLDCLLLQHLKETFCHLDQDISGLQDHEFQIRHPDSPALLYQFRLGDEKLQAPMALFYPATFGIIGQKMTILQHRSQGDPEDPHDEHYLLATQSKQEQSAKATADRKSMSKPGPFEGELRGQSSDISERIYPQEVELGSSQGDCMIPGNDSEEPLTAHMSRKTAISQFEGKALGLDKAILHSIDCCASDDTKKKMYSSILVVGGGLMFHKAQEFLQHRILNKMPPSFRRVVENVEVITRPKDMDPRLIAWKGGAVLACLDTTQELWIYQREWQRFGVRMLRERAAFVW